TGAAGTTTTTATGGAGGTAATGGATCATTATGGGAGAGGCAGTGCTTCGTAAGGTTGGCGTTGAGGTGCATGGAATTCGTATGCCCGTGATCCGCAGGGGCGACGACCTGGTGAAGATGGCCGCGGAACACCTCGTCGAGGCCTCGTCTTCGGGCTACGCGCCCTTTACCCTCAGGGATCGCGACGTGGTGGGGGTCACGGAGTCCCTCGTGGCGAGGGCTCAGGGCAATATCATCACTCTGGAGGAGATAGCCGCGGACGTTCGCGACAAGATCCCGGAGGGGGATGCGGCGGTCGCCTTTCCCATCCTCAGCCGCAACCGGTTCATGCCCCTGCTCGACGGGATCGTCCGGGGCATCCGGGGAAAGGTGCATCTCTTCCTCTCCTTCCCTGCGGACGAGGTGGGCAACCACCTGATCGATCCCGCCGAGTACCTCAAGCGTTCCTCGGGCATGCCGGAGTGCTTCGGCACGGCGGAGTACGACGCACGGTTCGGGCGCTACAGGCATCCCTTCACGGGGGTGGACTACGTGGAGCTCTACAAGGACCTGGCCCCTGGGAGGATAGAAATCCACTTCACGAACAACCCGCTGCGCATCCTGGACGTCACCTCCCGGGTCGTGATGGCGAACATCCACAATCGAGTCCTCTATGCCGGCCTTCTGCGGGAAAGGGGAGCCTCGGTCTGGACCCTGGATCAGATCTGCACGGAACCGCGTTCCAATGGGGGCGGATACAACCCCGAGTTCGGGCTTCTGGGGTCCAACTACTCTCAGGAGGGGACCGTCAAGCTTTTCCCTCGCGATGCGGGGGCCTTCGCGCGCGGGCTTCAGCAGGAGATCCTTCGCCTCACCGGGCGCAGGGTCGAGGTCCTGGTCTACGGGGACGGCGCCTTCAAGGACCCCGTCTGCGGGATCTGGGAGCTGGCCGACCCCGTCGTCTCTCCCGGATACACGGACGGGCTGAAGGGCACGCCCTCCGAGATCAAGTTCAAGATGATCGCGGACAACGCCCAGGGGGATGCGGAGGAGGCCGTTCGCAGCGCCATTCAATCGAAGTCCGCCGCAAGCGGAAGGGATTCGGGTCTGGCGGAGGATAAAAACGCCCTTGGGACCACCCCGAGGCGCTATACGGATCTTCTGGGTTCCCTGTGCGACCTCGTCTCCGGGAGCGGGGACAAGGGCACCCCCGTCATTCACATATCGGGTTACTTCGACTCGTACATCGACGGATAGCCTCGCCGTAAGAGCCCGGCGGCACGAGTCAGAGGATCGATTCGGAAGATTGAATTTGGAAGATCGAATTTGAGGAGCGAGCCGAAACATTGAGGAGGAGAGCGATTGTGAGGCGAACTTTTTTTCCGACCATTTCTCTTGTGATCCTTGCCTTGTTCGCTTCGTTCGCCCCGATGCCTGCGCTGGCCTTTCCCCTGCGGGCGCGGGCGCTTTTCATCGGGGACATCATGGCCCACAAGCAGCAGCTGGACGCCGCGGCGACGGGGAGAAACGGCAGCAGAAAATGGGACTTCGCCCCGCAGTTCCGAAGGGTGCGGCCGCTCTTCGGGGGCGATGCCCTGATCGTCGGGAACCTGGAGACGACGTTCGCCGGCCCCGAAAGGGGGTATGCCGGGTATCCCTCGTTCAACACCCCGGACTCGCTCGCAGACGCGCTGGTCGGGCTGGGGGTCCGCGTCGTCACCCTGGCGAACAACCATATCCTGGACCGTGGGGCGGGAGGTGCGCGCCGAACCGTCGAGGTCCTGGACCGGGCGGGCATTCTGTGGACGGGGCTGGGGCTGGACGACATTCCCAAAAACGACGCGCTCCTGGTGGAGCATGGGGGGCTGAGGTGGGCCTTCGTCAACTACTCCTACGGGAGCAACCGGCTTCTCTCATCGAGCGACGTCCACCTCAACGTGATCTCGGACTCGGCGATATCCGAGGGACTCGCACGGGCGCGGGCCCTGAGCCCCGACATCGTCACGGCCTGTTTCCACTGGGGCCAGGAGTATCATTTTGTCCCGTCGGCCCATCAGAGGAGGGCGGCCGAGGCGGCTTTGGCACAGGGGGCCCATCTGGTCATCGGGACCCATCCTCACGTCCTGCAGCCGATGGAACTTCGTCTTGCCTCCTCTGATGACTATGGAGCCGAAGCCCGGCTCGTCGCCTGGTCCCTGGGGAACTTCGTGTCCTTTCAGCGGACGCTGCCGCGGGAGCGCAGCTGCGTGCTTGCGGTCGAGGTCGAAAAAGCGGCCGAGGACGAAGGAGTTCGTTTGGTCCGCGTCTCCGTTGCCCCGACGCGGGTGGCCCTCGTCCCCGCGGGCGGGGGGCGGCGGGCCGAGGTCGTCTACGCCGGAACGGGGGGCAGCTTCAACCATGCGGGGCTCCCCGCGTTGGAGCTGGACCGGACGCGGAAGGCCGGAAGGCGCGTCCTGGACTTTCTGGGCGCGGACGGCGAGCCCGACGAAAACGGATTCTATACGCTCTGGAGCGCCGAAGACCCCGGACGTCTCCCCATCCCCAGGCTCAAGTCCCCCGGCGATTGACGAATCCAGACGAATATAGATGATGATTCGTCGTACATCCTTGCTGGCGGGGCTCCTTGCCGCCGCTGTCCTGCTTTGTGTTTTTCCAATCCTTCCGGCCGGTGCGGCCCGGATCGACTGGTTCCTGCAGCCCGTATGGGAGCGGGCCTCCCGGTTCTCCGAGGGGCTCGCCGCCGTACGGTCCAGCGGGTATTGGGGTTATATCGATCCGGGGGGGCGTTGGGTCGTAGGGCCGACCCTCTCGGACGCCCATCCCTTCAGGGAGGGGGCCGCGGCCGTCTCGGTTCGGGGCCGGTGGGGTTTTCTGGACAGAAAGGGGAAGTTCTTCATCCCCCCAGCCTTCGATGCTGCCGGATCCTTCTGTGGGGAGCTTGCCGCCGTGCGGTCCGCGGACAAGTGGGGGTACGTCGACAGGGCGGGGCGGCTTGCGATACCCGCCAGTTTCGACTTGGCCGGCGACTTCTATCAGGGGCGGGCGGCGGTGGCGCTTGGGGGGCGGTATGGGTTCATCGACCGGCATGGAAAATGGGCCGTTGACCCGATCTACGACGGGGCCTGGCCCTTTGTGGAGGACCGCGCGGCGGTCCTCGTGAAGGGGAGACTGGGGTTCCTGGAGCTCTCGGGGGATACCGCCGTCGAGCCGCGCTACGATCCGGTGCTGGGCGGCAAGGTCTTCTCCGGTGGCGTTTCGGGGGTTGCGCTTCATGGCCTCTGGGGATTCATCGATTCGGCGGGAGACTGGGCCGTGGAGCCCTCATACGAGGCAGTCCTGGATTACAGCGAGGGCCTGGCTGCGGTGCGCCGCGCGGGGCTCTGGGGCTTCATCTCCTCGTCGGGAGAGCTGGCGATCCCCTACGTCTTCCAGGATGTGATGTCCTTCTCGGAGGGAACGGCCGGTGCGGCCAGCCAGGGACGATGGGGCTACATCGATCGCCGGGGCGCCTGGATGGCCGACCCCGTCTACCTGGAGGCCTGGCCCTTCTCGGAGGGCCTGGCCCCGGTGCGCAGCGCCTCCAACGGCAGATGGGGCTACGTGGGACGCAGCATCCCGCCCCTCTTCGGAGGGCGGAACTTCGAGGAGGCCGGGGCCTTCTCGGATGGGCTTGCCCTTGTGAGCGATGGGGGCGAAAAACATTACATCGATGTGCAGGGACGGGATGCCTTCGAGGGGGTGTTCGCGGATGCCCGGGATTTTTCGGAGGGGTTGGCCGCAGTGCTCTCCGGGGACCGTTGGGGGTACATCGACCATAAGGGCCGGATGGTGATCCCCCCACGTTTCGAGGCCGCAGGCCCCTGCTCCGAGGGGCTGCTTGCGGTCCGCATGAAGGGACGGTGGGGATTCATCGACAGGAAGGGAAACTGGGCTGTGAAGAACGTTTATGAGGAGGTTTGGCCCTTCTCGGATGGGCTGGCCGCGGTCCGAAAGGGGAAGAAGCTCGGCTACGTCGACGTATCCGGCAAGCTCAGGGTGCCCTGCCGCTTCGAGGTCCCCTCCCGAGGGTGCGCGGCGGGAAGATTTTCGGAGGGGCTGGCCGCCGTGTTGAAAAGCGGCAAAACCCTTTTCATAGACAAGAAGGGCAATGCCGTGATCCGGGGAGACTTCGTCCCCTGGACGGGCGAGGCCCCTCGCTTTCGCTGGGGCGTCGCCTGTCTGGAGACCTCGAAGGGGAGGTGGCGGTATGTGAACCGTGGCGGACGATATATCGGGGAGCCTCCTGTCGGCTCCGTCGATGCCGTTTCCGGCTCCGTCCCCGGCATCCTGCCCTATCGCTCGGATACGGGCGTCTGGGGCTACAGGAACCTGGACGGAACCGTCGTCATCCCGCCCTTTCTCGACGCGGCGCGCCCCTTCAGAGAGGGAATGGCGGCCGTATCTTTGGGGGGACGCTGGTGGTACATCGCCGAGCCCAAACGATAGCGTCGGAGCTTTTCCTGGACGGATATCCGGCCGGGCCTCAGTGCCCATGGACGGAGGAGGAGCACCGACCTTAACTGTTGTCCCGCCTCCAGCGCGTCGATAGCGCGGCAGTTGTGCCGCGTATCGACGTAAGCGACCGACACAGCCTCCGAAGACTGCGTCTTTGGAGGGCTGGTCGTCTGCTTAGCTGCCTTGACCGGACGGCGGGATGCACCTATAATCAGGGCAGCGTAAGGAAGTTGCGCCTTTTGATGGGATTTTTCCTTTTCAAAATAGAGGTGGGATGACGTGTGCGGATGGCCTTGGCCTTTGAAGACGTTTTTTCCCTTGACTTTTTCCTGAGCGGACGGCATGATCGTGCGTGCGTGCGTGCGTGCGTCTCTCTGTCCTTCTGCCCTGTACTCCTGAACGGCGAAGGACGGAGGTCGGTTTTTCCATTCTTCCATAAACAAATGAGACGTTCCGCCCGTTCCGCGCCCTTGAGCGCGAGACGGGCGGTTTGTCTGTGCTGGGGTTCGTTTTTCTGATACCCATTCGCGCTATGGGTCTGCCGAGAGCCGGGGGAGGTGAGTGAGGCATCTTGAGACGTTCGGGACTTTTGTTTCAGGTGTTTCAGGGTGTGGATCTGCATTTTTGTGAGTTTGAGAGGAGGATGGGAAGATGCGTGTGAGCAGGAGGTTCTTGCGCACGGCGGCGCTGGCGATGGTGTTCGCCCTGGCTTTCGCCGGGACCGCGCTGGCGGTGAATAGTACGTGGACGGGTGGAGGACCCGACAAGAAGTGGGGTACTGCTGCTAACTGGGATAACGGTATCCCAGGAACCGGCGACAAGGCGATCATCACAGCAAGCGCCGAGGTGGAGGTTGACGGGCTGGCAGCGGCTGAGGTGGTGGACCTTGCCGAGGGCGCAAAGCTGACGCTGAATAATGTATTGGACCTCGACAACGGCGGCGCACTCAGGGCCTCGGGCAACGCGACGGTGACGAGCAAGGCGGCAGGTGGACTGAAGTTTACCACCACCAACAATGTTATCGTCTTCCCGGGCAAGACCCTGACCCTGGCGGCAGAGGGTGCGGGGACCATCGTCGGCGACGCCGCCAACGCCCTGGAACTCTCCGGCGGTGGCACGCTGACTCTGAAGACTCAGGTGGCGACGGTCGACGACCTGAAGATCAAGGAAGGCAGCACGCTGGTCGTGGACGTCGATGACGCCCTGCCGGAGCTTGACGGCAACAGAACGACCCTTGTGGAGATCGAGAAGGGCAACCTCGTGGTCAATGCGGGGGACTTCGGCAACATCGTCGATACGCTGCTCCTGAGGGAGGGCAACCTGACGCTGAACAATCCGATGAAGGAGGCCCTCAAGATCGTGAGGATCTGGAGCGGCGACCTGGTTGTTGCGAAGGGCGTCGAGATCGGAAACGGGACGGACGGTGAGCTGGAGCTGGGGAAAGCCGCCGACAAGGTCGGACATCTTAAGCTCAAGGGGGACATGACCCTCGCGAAGCTGAAGACGGAGGACACCGCAAACACGATCACGGTCGCGAGCGGCAAGACCCTGATCGTCAAAGAACTTACTGGTGATAACCTCAACGCCGAGGTGACCGGGGACCTGAAGCTGACGCTTGCGAATGGCAAGACAGGCACCCTGAACAAGGATGTCCAAGGGAAGGTCGAGTTCGTGGCTCCCGGCGGCGGCGGAACGGCGACCCTGGCCCTCGCTGCGGACGTGAAGGTGATTTCGGTCGATTTTACGGCGGCGGCCATGGGCGATACCTTTAAACTGGACCTTGGCGGCAAGAACGAGATTGGAAACCTGAGCTTCGCGAAGACGACCGCCGGCCTGACGGTCAAGAGCGATGGAGCTGCGGATACGGAGAACACAATCCACTTCCTTCAGCCTGCCGCTGACGCCACGCTGGAGCTTTCGGGGGGCACTCGAGCTCTGGTGGTCCGGGACGGAACGAAGGGCGCGAACTGGAACTTGAAGGTGGGCACAACCGAGACGTTCAGGGTGAAGAGCAGGGGCCTGCTCTCCGGGATGGTCAAGGCGGAGCTCGCTAATAACAGCATCCTGACCCTGCCCAGCGGGGAGTTCCCGAATCTGGAGTTGAGCGCCGTCAACCCCGCCAACCCCACGACGATCGAGGTCGACGCAGCGACGCAGGCCCCGGTCCTGAAGCTGAAGAAGATCGACGTCGTTGCTGGTAAGACGCTGAAGATGAACCGTCCCAAGACCTGGTGGAAGAGCCTGGCGGTGGGCGATACGGTCGTGTTATTGAAGGCCGAGGATGTGGAACTGAATGGCACTGGCAAGATTGAGGGCAATCCTGGTGACGACGCTGAGGCGAAGATCGAGTGGAAGGACGCCGAGAAGGCGCTGGTCCTCACGGCGAAGGACAATCTTAAGGTCCCCGAGCTGGTGGCGAAGGTGACGGCCTCGGGGAACAAGCGTTTTGTAAACGTCACGGTCTCGAATGACGTTGATGTGGTTGCCGCTTCTTGGCGCGCTGAGCTTTTGAGCGTTGTCGCTCCGGGCCCCGTGTCTGTGACTTTAAAGGCTGGAGCCACCACGAAGGCCGCGTCCTTTGAGGTGGAGGTGGGCGTCGGTTTCACGAGTGGGACCCTGAGGGTGTACGCCAAGAACCAGGTCGCGCCAAATTTTGAGGGTTTTGTCGACGCCGACCTGAATGCCGTTCCCGGCGGCGGTGGTGGCGGCGGCGGCACGCCCGGTACGCCGGGTACGCCCGCGGCCCCGAGCATCGACCCGAGCAGCTGGGAGACGACGAGCACCAGCGCCCCGGACGCTGAGGGGAACGTGACCGTCCAGCTCGCGGCGACGCTGAAGCTCGAGGGGACGCCGAAGTCCCTGGATGTGGTCGCCTCCGGGATGAGGGAGAAGCCGAAGGCCGAGCTGCTGGATGGCAGCGGCAAGGTTGTCGTGAGCTCCATGCCGGTGGTCAAGGCGAGCGCGAAGAGCTACAAGCTGAGGCTGACGTGCAAGACCACGAAGGCCGACATCGACTCGGGCAAGGCGGAGATCGAGAAGGTGCTGGTGGCGACGGACGACGGCAAGGTCCGTACGATCACGGTGAACAAGAAGCTGAAGGATATCGCCAAGCCGGGCGGAAACCCCGGACAGCCTGGTAATCCTGGGCAGCCTGGCAACCCTGGTAATCCTGGACAGCCCGGTAATCCCGGGCAGCCTGGTAACCCCGGAGACTCCAAGGGCAGCTCCGGCGGCGGGTGCGACGCGGGATGGAGTGGGTTAGCACTGGCTCTTGCAGCTGCGTTCCTGCTGAGGAGGAAAGCTTAACCGGCGACGTAAAGGCTATCGACAAAAGAAAACAGACCCCCCGGCTCAACCGGGGGGTCTTTCTCGATTTCCTGCTTTTGTTGACACGCCCTAAATGAACGACGGGACGGAATGCGGCTTCCGCGCCTCGCGGCGTTCCGGGATGCCGTAGATCTGAGGGGATACGGCCACGAATATTCGGGTCATGAGGTCGGCGTCGTTGAAGACGGCCTTGAAGAGGGCTACCCTCAAGAGCTCCCCCGTATTCTTGCGATACGTCGCGAACGAGGACTGGCGCGTCACGAACAGCTCTTTCAGAACCTGGACAGCCGCGGAGCGATCGGGGAAGAGAAAGGGCATGGAGTGCATCAACAGGGCATTTTTCTCGACCCCATAGAGCTCCCCCAGGGCATCGTTGGCGTTGGTGAGGAGGATATCATCCAGATAACGGTTCAAAACCGTATCGGCATTCGCGGGTTGAGGCCTCGCCAGGGGCTGCAGGGGAACCATGCGCCCCAGCCCGAGGAAGGGCTGGGAGAAGATGAAGTCCTGCTCCTGGCCGCTGACGCTGTGTTGGACGATGAGGTCCCTATCCTGCTCGATACGGCGGAGGATGCAATAAAGGGCTGTGATCGTGTCCTCGGTACCGAAGTGGACGGAGCAGGACATCTCCATCTCCAGGACCTTTCCCGACTCTCCAACCAAGGTGGTCGGGGCCTGAAGCTGCCCCACCTTGGAGAGCATGTCCAGAAACCGCAGGGCGTCCTCCTCCCGATAAAAAAAGGACATAAAGCCCTTTCCCTTCAACGGAAAGTCGGTTATCCCCAAGCTGGGATCCCTCTGGCCGAACAACTTCCGCGCGGCTTTGCTCGCCTTGTGGACGACGAATCCCCGCCCCAGGTTCATGAGGTAACTGATCCGGTCCTCCTCGTCGAGCAGGATGGGCACGTCCCGCGAACGGGGGCGGAACTCCAGCCACGGCTCCTGGGTCATGTCGACGAAGGCGTTGAAAGCGGCGATGTCCTCGGCCTGATGCGAAAGGGCTATGTCGGTCGGCAACACGATGTGCAGATACGCCATGATAAACTCCTCCCCGTCGAAGATCAGGATATCCACGGTGGCGGAGATCGTTTTCAGGCTGCCCTGCGGGTCCGCGAATTGAAAGACGAACGGGGTCTTGTCGTCCCTGCTGCGTTTTGTCCTGAAATAAAGGTCCAATAGACCATGCCGGATCGGGCGCGTCAGTTGGGGAATGTGAATAAACGACCTGCCCTTGATGTTCTCGTCGAGGAAACCCAGCTCACGGACGAAAGCCGCGTTACAGGCAAGGATGCGTCTCATCTTGGAACTTACGACGAGGACAGGATCCGAAAGGCTGTCAATAATCGCTTGCGTTTCTCGATTGATCTGCACGACGGCAACCTCCCGAACGTAATTTCAATACCCTGCCGATATTTTACGCTGAAGGGCGGTAAAAGGCAATTCGCGGTTTTCCTTCCCTACAGGCTTTACGTCCGCGGGAATGGCGTCGCCCGATCCTCGGAGACAGCTTCTTTCGCCCTCCTTAAACTTTTTTGCCGGGAAACCGTACGACAATGCTCAATACCCCGACCAGCAGCATCACCGGCAGGGTGATCCCCACCGGGGTGTCGTAGGGCAGGAGCAGACGATAGAGGATGAAGCCGATCGTCCATAAAAGGGCGCTCCTGAGGTCCAGCGGACGGCTGGGGTCGATCTCCCGCCTGCCGAGGAGCCAATAGTCCACGAACAGGATCGAGAACAGCGGGGCGAACACGGAGCCGATGAAGAACAGGAAGTTCTCGTACTGCTCCATGGATACGGACGCGGCCAATACGGTCCCGAGGGCGCAGACCAGGACCGCAACCGTTTTCTCGTTCAGCCTCTCGCTGAGGTTGGCGGCGCTGACCCCAGCCGAGTAGACGTCGAGGAAGGTGGTGGTCACGGTGGAAAAGAGGACGATCAACAGGGCGGCGAGCCCCAGGCCGGCTGCAAGGAGGATCCGAGCGATGTCGGAGGTCCCGGCGAAGAGGGACGCGCCCAGCCCGATGGCGAACATCAGTACGCTCCCCGCGAAATAGCTCAGCACGCTGACCCCCGTCCCCAGAAATGGACGCCGCAGCCTTCGCGTATAGTCGGAGATGAGTGGCATCCATGAGAGCGACATGGCGACGTTCAGCTCGACGGCGGCTCCGAAGGAAATCGGTTCCCCCGCCGCCGCTCCGGCCCCCGTCTGTCCCAGGACCGTGAACCCCAGGACGAGGGAGAGTCCAAAGAGCATCGTCACCACGACGATATTGACGCGGGCCAGGTTCTTGATGCCCATGAGGACCCACAGGGCGATCAGGATTCCGATGACGACGCACCCCGCGGCCTCGTTCTGGAACCCCCAGAGCTCCCCCGTGATGCCGTCCATGGCCTTGGCTCCGCTGACGATCATGATGGCCGTCCAACCCAGCAGCTGCACCAGATTGAGGATGGAAAAGACGTAGGAGCCGTACCTCCCGAAGGAGATGCGAACCGACCTGGCGGCCGAGAGGCCGCTTTGCGCGCCGATCAGCCCCGCGGGGAGGAGCAGGATGGCCCCGATGACGTGCCCCACCAGGATGGCCCCCATGCCCCTTTCAAAGCCAAGAGGCGCCAGCAGCGCGCCGGTGAGGATCTCAGCGATGGAGACCGCCGCGCCGAACCACAGGAGCATTTGGCTGAACGTGGATACCTTCTCGAGTTCCGTCTGTGTGCTCATGCTCTCTTCTCCTCTCCGTCCATTCCTCTCAGGCCCTCCCTGTAGAGGTCGTAAAAGTGGTGTGTGGGGCCATGTCCCTTCCCGATGGAAAGCGCGTGTTCGATGGCCGTGGTAACGTAGCGCTTGGCCCGTTCCGCGGCCCCGGCGACGTCGTATCCCAGGGCCAGATTCGAGGCGATGGCCGAGGAGAACGTGCAGCCCGTGCCGTGCGTGTTTTTCGTGTCGATGCGGTGCGCCTCGAGGAGCCGGAAGTCCGTGCCGTCAAAAAGGACGTCGACGGCGTCCCCCGAGGCATGCCCGCCCTTCACCAGGACGCTGCAGCAGCCCATGGCGTGGATGCGCCGTGCCGCCTCCTTCATGTCGTCCAGGGTTTCGATCTTCATGCCGGCGATCCGCTCTGCCTCCGGGATGTTCGGCGTCAGGACGTCCGCCAGGGGAACGATCGTCTCGATCAAGGCGCCCACCGCCCCGGGGTCCATCAGAGGGCAGCCGTTCTTGGCGTACATGACCGGATCGACGACCACGTTTTGGGGGGCGTACCGCTTCAGCCTCCCCGCGACGGCCCTCATGCACACGGGGGTGGAGAGCATCCCCACCTTCACGGCATCCGCCCCGATATCCTCGAAGACCGCGTCCATCTGCTTCTCGATCATGTCCGGCGTCACGTCCTGGATGGCGATTACCCGGCTGGTGTTCTCCGCCACCACCGATACGACGACGCTCATGCCGAAGACCCCGTGGGCCGAGAACGTCTTGAGGTCGGCCTGGATCCCCGCTCCGCCGCTGCAATCGGAGCCCGCTACGGTCAACACTTTACGCATGGCAAGGACCTCCCGAATCAAAAGTTGAAGGGCGCCTTTCCATTACAGGAAAGCGCCCTTCTTCGTGACGACACACATCTCTGCTTCCCTACGCCGGTATTAGCCGACAGGTTCAAGGGGTCAGGTTTTAACCTTCTCAACGCACTTCAGTTCCCCCGCAAACGATATTCTTTTATCCAAGCCCTATTCTAGGCCAGTGCCGAACCGAAGTCAAGCGCACGATATCCGCAATATCGGGCGGATACCGCCCTTGAATTTGTACTCAAACCTGATAATATTTGAAAAATGGACGCAAAGACGATAGACGGCGCCATCGACGCCTTTATGGCGTATGTCGGCAGCAGGACCGCTTCCGAGCATACGCTGACTAACTATGCGGTGGATCTGAAGCAGTTTTCGGAGTATCTGGAGGGGCGGTCCCTATCGGACGTCAGCCTCGTGGAACCTGCGGTTCTGCGCTCTTATCTCCGGGAACTGTCGGGGTGGGGCTATGCCCGAACGACGATATCCCGCAAGCTCTCCTCCCTGCGCGGCCTCTTCTCCTTTTTGAAGGAACGCGGCATCCTGGACAGGGATCCGGCCCGTGCCCTACGCGGCCCCTCGGCCCCGCGGGGACTGCCGAAGGCGCTCTCGGAGGAGGCCGTGAATCGGATGTTCGAGATGGCCTCGGCGAGCGAGTCCCCCGTCCGGGACACGGCGATCCTGGAGCTGCTCTACGGGTGCGGGCTTCGGGTGTCGGAGCTCACGGGGCTCAAGTGGGCGGACGTGGACATCCAGGAGCGCTGGATCGTCGTCCTGGGCAAGGGGGACAAGGAAAGGCGCGTGCCCTTCGGGAGCTGCGCGCGGAGGGCGCTCGAGCGGCTTGGGGCGCAGCGCGACCCGGCGGAGCCCTACGTCTTTTCAGGGCGCGGGGGCAAGGCCCTCACGGTTCGGACGGTGCACCGCATCGTTACGACCCTGGCCGAGCGCGCGGGGCTGGAGGGCGTGACGCCCCACGTCCTGCGCCACAGCTGTGCGACGCACCTGGTGGAGCGGGGGGCGTCGCTGAAGTTCGTGCAGGAATTCCTGGGGCACGAGAGCCTCTCCACGACGCAGATCTACCTCACCATCAGCGCGTCCTGGATGAAGGAGAGCTACGCCTCGGCCCATCCCCGGGCCAGGGTCGGCGAAGATGCTTCGTGAGACTGTCCCGCGAGGCCGGAACGATATATGGCGACAACGATGAGAGAACGGAAAAGAGAGAACGGAAACGGAAGTTGCGGAAAGGATGAGGACACTGTTTAAGGGAACGACCATCGTGTGCGTCCGCTCGGGAGAGAGGGTGGCCATGGCCGGGGACGGCCAGGTAACCCTGGGGAGCCAGATCGTCAAGTCGGGGGCGCGGAAGGTGCGCCGCCTCTTCAACGGGAAGATCCTGACGGGGTTCGCGGGCAGCACCGCCGACGCCATGACCCTGCTCGAGCGGTTCGAGAACCGTCTGGAGCAGGAGAAGGGTGACCTGATGAAGGCGGCCGTCAAGCTGGTGAGGGAATGGCGCACGGATAAAGCGCTGCGCCGCCTCGAGGCGATGATGCTGGCGGCGGATTCCAGGCACACCCTGCTGCTCAGCGGGGCGGGGGACATCCTGGAGCCGGAGGGCAGCGCGGCGTCCATCGGGTCGGGGTCCGGTTATGCCCTGGCTGCGGCGCGGGCGTTCTGCGAGGGGACGGACTGGCCTCCCGAGCGCATCGCCAAACGAGCCATCGAGCTGGCCTCGGAGATCTGCATCTACACGGACAACGTTGTGACGCTGGAGGTGCTGGAATGACGCCCCATTTGGACTCCGCCCTGACGCCCTCCCGGGTGATCGAGTATCTGGACCGCTATATCGTAGGTCAGGAGAAGGCCAAGCGCGCCGTGGCGGTGGCGCTTCGCAACCGCCTGCGCCGCAGGATGCTCCCACCCGAGATGGCGCACGAGGTCATGCCCAAGAACATCCTGATGGTGGGGCCGACGGGCGTGGGTAAGACCGAGATCGCCCGGCGCCTGGCGACGCTGGTTCATGCGCCCTTCATCAAGGTCGAGGCCACGAAGTTCACGGAGGTGGGGTATGTGGGACGGGACGTGGAGTCCATGATCCGCGACCTCGTCGAGTTCGCCGTGACCATGGTGCGCAAACGGATGCTGGAGGACGTCCAGACTCCCGCTCTGGAGCGGGCGGAGCAGCGCCTGGTCGACGTCCTGCTGCCCAGGAGCGAAAAGAAATTCTCCGTC
The sequence above is a segment of the uncultured Fretibacterium sp. genome. Coding sequences within it:
- a CDS encoding PAS domain-containing protein — encoded protein: MQINRETQAIIDSLSDPVLVVSSKMRRILACNAAFVRELGFLDENIKGRSFIHIPQLTRPIRHGLLDLYFRTKRSRDDKTPFVFQFADPQGSLKTISATVDILIFDGEEFIMAYLHIVLPTDIALSHQAEDIAAFNAFVDMTQEPWLEFRPRSRDVPILLDEEDRISYLMNLGRGFVVHKASKAARKLFGQRDPSLGITDFPLKGKGFMSFFYREEDALRFLDMLSKVGQLQAPTTLVGESGKVLEMEMSCSVHFGTEDTITALYCILRRIEQDRDLIVQHSVSGQEQDFIFSQPFLGLGRMVPLQPLARPQPANADTVLNRYLDDILLTNANDALGELYGVEKNALLMHSMPFLFPDRSAAVQVLKELFVTRQSSFATYRKNTGELLRVALFKAVFNDADLMTRIFVAVSPQIYGIPERREARKPHSVPSFI
- the hslV gene encoding ATP-dependent protease subunit HslV, producing the protein MRTLFKGTTIVCVRSGERVAMAGDGQVTLGSQIVKSGARKVRRLFNGKILTGFAGSTADAMTLLERFENRLEQEKGDLMKAAVKLVREWRTDKALRRLEAMMLAADSRHTLLLSGAGDILEPEGSAASIGSGSGYALAAARAFCEGTDWPPERIAKRAIELASEICIYTDNVVTLEVLE
- a CDS encoding tyrosine recombinase XerC, whose translation is MDAKTIDGAIDAFMAYVGSRTASEHTLTNYAVDLKQFSEYLEGRSLSDVSLVEPAVLRSYLRELSGWGYARTTISRKLSSLRGLFSFLKERGILDRDPARALRGPSAPRGLPKALSEEAVNRMFEMASASESPVRDTAILELLYGCGLRVSELTGLKWADVDIQERWIVVLGKGDKERRVPFGSCARRALERLGAQRDPAEPYVFSGRGGKALTVRTVHRIVTTLAERAGLEGVTPHVLRHSCATHLVERGASLKFVQEFLGHESLSTTQIYLTISASWMKESYASAHPRARVGEDAS
- the cytX gene encoding putative hydroxymethylpyrimidine transporter CytX, whose product is MSTQTELEKVSTFSQMLLWFGAAVSIAEILTGALLAPLGFERGMGAILVGHVIGAILLLPAGLIGAQSGLSAARSVRISFGRYGSYVFSILNLVQLLGWTAIMIVSGAKAMDGITGELWGFQNEAAGCVVIGILIALWVLMGIKNLARVNIVVVTMLFGLSLVLGFTVLGQTGAGAAAGEPISFGAAVELNVAMSLSWMPLISDYTRRLRRPFLGTGVSVLSYFAGSVLMFAIGLGASLFAGTSDIARILLAAGLGLAALLIVLFSTVTTTFLDVYSAGVSAANLSERLNEKTVAVLVCALGTVLAASVSMEQYENFLFFIGSVFAPLFSILFVDYWLLGRREIDPSRPLDLRSALLWTIGFILYRLLLPYDTPVGITLPVMLLVGVLSIVVRFPGKKV
- the thiD gene encoding bifunctional hydroxymethylpyrimidine kinase/phosphomethylpyrimidine kinase, which translates into the protein MRKVLTVAGSDCSGGAGIQADLKTFSAHGVFGMSVVVSVVAENTSRVIAIQDVTPDMIEKQMDAVFEDIGADAVKVGMLSTPVCMRAVAGRLKRYAPQNVVVDPVMYAKNGCPLMDPGAVGALIETIVPLADVLTPNIPEAERIAGMKIETLDDMKEAARRIHAMGCCSVLVKGGHASGDAVDVLFDGTDFRLLEAHRIDTKNTHGTGCTFSSAIASNLALGYDVAGAAERAKRYVTTAIEHALSIGKGHGPTHHFYDLYREGLRGMDGEEKRA